A genomic stretch from Lathyrus oleraceus cultivar Zhongwan6 chromosome 2, CAAS_Psat_ZW6_1.0, whole genome shotgun sequence includes:
- the LOC127120493 gene encoding heptahelical transmembrane protein 4 isoform X2 — translation MGSDNSIGLLENDGEACSGKEGKGKRLWKKVKYQLVEYHSLPAFLRDNEYILGHYRSEWPMKQVLLSIFTIHNETLNVWTHLIGFFLFLALTIYTAMKVPQVVDLNSLQHLPDILKNADLHKLQSELLTCLPSMPDLQRLRDEISSWHIKELLYNCLPQNVKEDLANLIAPLVIRPITRWPFYAFLGGAMFCLLASSVCHLLSCHSERVSYIMLRLDYAGIAALISTSFYPPVYYSFMCYPFFCNLYLGFITILGIATILVSLLPVFQTPEFRTIRASLFLGMGLSGAGPILHKLFLFWGEPEVFYTTGYEILMGSFYGLGALVYATRIPERWMPGKFDIAGHSHQLFHVLVVAGAYTHYRAGLVYLRWRDIRGC, via the exons ATGGGAAGTGATAATTCAATTGGTTTGTTGGAGAACGATGGAGAAGCGTGTTCTGGAAAAGAAGGGAAAGGGAAAAGGCTATGGAAGAAGGTTAAGTACCAGCTTGTTGAGTATCATTCTTTGCCAGCTTTTCTTAGAGATAATGAATACATTCTTGGTCACTATCGATCTGAATGGCCTATGAAGCAGGTTTTGCTTAGCATCTTTACCATCCACAACGAAACTCTCAACGTTTGGAC GCATTTGATTGGGTTCTTCCTGTTCCTGGCTTTGACCATATACACTGCCATGAAAGTTCCGCAGGTTGTAGATCTTAATTCGCTACAGCATTTGCCTGACATCCTCAAGAATGCTGATCTGCATAAACTACAATCAGAACTTTTGACGTGCCTACCTTCCATGCCTGATTTGCAAAGACTCAGGGATGAAATCTCAAGCTGGCATATTAAAGAACTTCTCTATAACTGTTTGCCT CAAAACGTAAAAGAGGACCTGGCGAACCTAATAGCACCGCTGGTGATTAGACCAATTACAAGGTGGCCTTTTTATGCATTTTTAGGGGGAGCCATGTTTTGCTTGCTAGCTAGCAGTGTTTGCCATCTCCTCTCTTGCCACTCTGAGCGCGTATCATACATTATGCTCAGGCTTGACTATGCCGGAATTGCAGCTTTGATATCTACCTCTTTTTATCCTCCAGTATATTACTCATTTATGTGTTATCCATTTTTCTGCAACCTTTACCTGGGCTTTATCACTATATTGGGCATTGCCACCATCTTGGTTTCTCTCCTTCCAGTTTTCCAAACTCCAGAATTCCGCACCATCCGTGCATCCCTCTTTTTGGGAATGGGTTTGTCCGGCGCAGGACCTATTCTGCACAAGCTTTTTCTGTTCTGGGGTGAACCTGAGGTGTTTTACACAACTGGTTACGAGATTCTGATGGGTTCTTTCTATGGACTCGGGGCACTGGTTTATGCCACCAGGATTCCCGAACGATGGATGCCTGGGAAATTTGACATTGCTGGACACAGTCACCAATTATTTCATGTATTGGTTGTGGCCGGGGCATACACTCATTATCGTGCAGGGTTAGTTTATCTCAGGTGGCGCGACATTCGAGGTTGTTGA
- the LOC127120493 gene encoding heptahelical transmembrane protein 4 isoform X1 encodes MGSDNSIGLLENDGEACSGKEGKGKRLWKKVKYQLVEYHSLPAFLRDNEYILGHYRSEWPMKQVLLSIFTIHNETLNVWTHLIGFFLFLALTIYTAMKVPQVVDLNSLQHLPDILKNADLHKLQSELLTCLPSMPDLQRLRDEISSWHIKELLYNCLPVRFSSSNHTDVCVLQNVKEDLANLIAPLVIRPITRWPFYAFLGGAMFCLLASSVCHLLSCHSERVSYIMLRLDYAGIAALISTSFYPPVYYSFMCYPFFCNLYLGFITILGIATILVSLLPVFQTPEFRTIRASLFLGMGLSGAGPILHKLFLFWGEPEVFYTTGYEILMGSFYGLGALVYATRIPERWMPGKFDIAGHSHQLFHVLVVAGAYTHYRAGLVYLRWRDIRGC; translated from the exons ATGGGAAGTGATAATTCAATTGGTTTGTTGGAGAACGATGGAGAAGCGTGTTCTGGAAAAGAAGGGAAAGGGAAAAGGCTATGGAAGAAGGTTAAGTACCAGCTTGTTGAGTATCATTCTTTGCCAGCTTTTCTTAGAGATAATGAATACATTCTTGGTCACTATCGATCTGAATGGCCTATGAAGCAGGTTTTGCTTAGCATCTTTACCATCCACAACGAAACTCTCAACGTTTGGAC GCATTTGATTGGGTTCTTCCTGTTCCTGGCTTTGACCATATACACTGCCATGAAAGTTCCGCAGGTTGTAGATCTTAATTCGCTACAGCATTTGCCTGACATCCTCAAGAATGCTGATCTGCATAAACTACAATCAGAACTTTTGACGTGCCTACCTTCCATGCCTGATTTGCAAAGACTCAGGGATGAAATCTCAAGCTGGCATATTAAAGAACTTCTCTATAACTGTTTGCCTGTAAGATTTTCCAGTAGCAATCATACTGATGTTTGTGTTCTG CAAAACGTAAAAGAGGACCTGGCGAACCTAATAGCACCGCTGGTGATTAGACCAATTACAAGGTGGCCTTTTTATGCATTTTTAGGGGGAGCCATGTTTTGCTTGCTAGCTAGCAGTGTTTGCCATCTCCTCTCTTGCCACTCTGAGCGCGTATCATACATTATGCTCAGGCTTGACTATGCCGGAATTGCAGCTTTGATATCTACCTCTTTTTATCCTCCAGTATATTACTCATTTATGTGTTATCCATTTTTCTGCAACCTTTACCTGGGCTTTATCACTATATTGGGCATTGCCACCATCTTGGTTTCTCTCCTTCCAGTTTTCCAAACTCCAGAATTCCGCACCATCCGTGCATCCCTCTTTTTGGGAATGGGTTTGTCCGGCGCAGGACCTATTCTGCACAAGCTTTTTCTGTTCTGGGGTGAACCTGAGGTGTTTTACACAACTGGTTACGAGATTCTGATGGGTTCTTTCTATGGACTCGGGGCACTGGTTTATGCCACCAGGATTCCCGAACGATGGATGCCTGGGAAATTTGACATTGCTGGACACAGTCACCAATTATTTCATGTATTGGTTGTGGCCGGGGCATACACTCATTATCGTGCAGGGTTAGTTTATCTCAGGTGGCGCGACATTCGAGGTTGTTGA